Proteins encoded by one window of Streptomyces sp. NBC_01477:
- a CDS encoding formylglycine-generating enzyme family protein, whose product MTAPSGRPLPIVKDPNRLNDRQAMGLPDSLVERVPHDVFAGHADLFALPPADLAAVCADENQKFARRYAAGSLLALTGDPRIRPGDPETVPVPAARCEIGLPPERVAEVVRQWADVGVLESWIRKETPRHRVAIGAFRIMRYPVTNLEYRVFLEDTGLDALPTSWELGCYPVHRANHPVWTVRPEHADAYAGWLAARTGRPFRLPTEAEWEYAAGGGGADREFPWGPDFRSDHANTVEEGPLTTTPVGIYPAGRSPFGADDMAGNVEEFVADDYAAYPGGADVADDLTATGSYRVARGGSFTRFGDLARCARRHGWFDRKIYAIGFRLVEEVAP is encoded by the coding sequence GTGACCGCTCCGTCCGGGCGGCCCCTACCGATCGTCAAGGATCCCAACCGGCTGAACGACCGGCAGGCGATGGGGCTGCCCGACTCGCTCGTGGAACGAGTGCCGCACGACGTGTTCGCCGGCCACGCCGACCTGTTCGCGCTGCCGCCCGCCGACCTCGCCGCGGTGTGCGCCGACGAGAACCAGAAGTTCGCCCGCCGCTATGCCGCGGGCTCGCTGCTGGCGCTCACCGGCGACCCCCGTATCCGGCCGGGCGACCCGGAGACGGTCCCGGTCCCGGCGGCGCGGTGCGAGATCGGGCTGCCGCCGGAGCGGGTGGCGGAGGTGGTGCGCCAGTGGGCCGACGTCGGTGTGCTGGAGTCCTGGATCCGCAAGGAGACCCCCCGCCACCGGGTCGCCATCGGGGCCTTCCGGATCATGCGCTACCCGGTGACCAACCTGGAATACCGGGTGTTCCTCGAGGACACCGGCCTGGACGCGCTGCCCACCTCCTGGGAGCTGGGCTGCTACCCCGTCCACCGCGCCAACCACCCGGTCTGGACGGTGCGCCCTGAGCACGCCGACGCCTACGCCGGCTGGCTGGCCGCGCGCACCGGCCGCCCCTTCCGGCTCCCGACCGAGGCCGAGTGGGAGTACGCGGCCGGCGGAGGCGGGGCGGACCGCGAATTCCCGTGGGGGCCGGACTTCCGCAGCGACCACGCGAACACGGTCGAGGAAGGGCCGCTGACCACCACCCCGGTCGGCATCTACCCGGCGGGCCGGTCGCCCTTCGGCGCCGACGACATGGCCGGCAATGTCGAGGAATTCGTCGCCGACGACTACGCGGCCTACCCCGGCGGCGCCGACGTGGCCGACGACCTCACCGCCACCGGCAGCTACCGGGTGGCGCGCGGCGGCAGCTTCACCCGCTTCGGGGACCTGGCCCGCTGCGCCAGACGCCACGGCTGGTTCGACCGGAAGATCTACGCCATCGGCTTCCGGCTGGTCGAAGAGGTGGCGCCGTGA
- a CDS encoding WD40 repeat domain-containing protein — MIEHKSPISGIAAYEDKYIASAGYDNQVILWDQSTDRPVNRVLHDHLANQCAFSPDGTLLVTSSSDYTARLWSVPDLRLRAVLNDQVDDVEMSAFHPTRELVATASRDHRLRVYDFSGNLVHSCAGHTADVISVDWSADGSQLVTSSDDGTVKRWSSDTGELLEDIDLGGVETDTIVIDGDGTIYAGNDEGQIIVIRGEERTAVQGHDAGIKRLVLGSGRNLLVSLSYDRKLLLWETSGGDLRKVGQSEIPDDVWPRSCAFAAGTVLVFGTFGASYRSFDYSSGEWSTSEVAPTPGVNAVVAHGGSVYTVGDAGIVARDGVEQARMGSLCNFLTPVSATLTVTGGQLGKVLDAGTGRVLHQHRSPLNCGARFEIDGVAHVLIGAYTGEGLVFRLDADGELHHVVDIPLHPNAVKGVAASGDLLFSVCADTGVAWHDARTLKLVHRIEAAHDRIANGCVGLDGGRFASVGRDLQLRLWEPDFTSRVVPTTHPNSIKCVAADTSGRLIATGSYHGHVKIYDSRSQEWVVEDRPTTSGISSLAYDADRGLFLAGSYDSNVYEIPGEPA; from the coding sequence GTGATCGAGCACAAGAGTCCGATCAGCGGAATCGCCGCCTATGAGGACAAGTACATAGCGAGCGCCGGCTATGACAACCAGGTGATCCTGTGGGATCAGAGCACCGACCGCCCGGTGAACCGCGTGCTGCACGACCACTTGGCGAACCAGTGCGCTTTCAGCCCCGACGGCACCTTACTGGTGACGTCGTCGAGCGACTACACCGCGCGCCTGTGGTCGGTGCCCGACCTGCGCCTGCGCGCGGTCCTGAACGACCAGGTCGACGACGTGGAGATGTCGGCGTTCCACCCGACCAGGGAACTGGTCGCCACCGCCTCGCGCGACCACCGCCTGCGGGTCTACGACTTCAGCGGGAATCTCGTCCACTCCTGCGCGGGCCACACCGCCGACGTCATCTCGGTGGACTGGTCGGCGGACGGGTCGCAGCTCGTCACGTCGAGCGACGACGGCACCGTGAAGCGCTGGTCCTCCGACACGGGCGAGCTGCTGGAGGACATCGACCTCGGCGGCGTCGAGACCGACACGATCGTCATCGACGGCGACGGCACGATCTACGCCGGCAACGACGAGGGCCAGATCATCGTGATCCGCGGCGAGGAGCGCACCGCGGTCCAGGGACACGACGCCGGCATCAAGCGCCTGGTCCTCGGCAGCGGGCGCAATCTGCTGGTCAGCCTCAGCTACGACCGCAAGCTGCTGCTGTGGGAGACCTCCGGCGGCGACCTGCGCAAGGTCGGCCAGTCCGAGATCCCCGACGACGTGTGGCCCCGCTCCTGCGCCTTCGCGGCCGGCACCGTCCTGGTCTTCGGCACCTTCGGCGCTTCCTACCGCTCCTTCGACTACTCCAGCGGCGAGTGGAGCACCAGCGAGGTGGCCCCCACCCCGGGCGTCAACGCGGTCGTCGCGCACGGCGGCAGCGTCTACACCGTGGGCGACGCCGGCATCGTGGCCAGGGACGGCGTGGAGCAGGCCCGGATGGGCAGCCTGTGCAACTTCCTCACCCCGGTGAGCGCGACCCTGACGGTGACCGGCGGCCAGCTCGGCAAGGTGCTCGACGCCGGGACCGGCCGGGTCCTGCACCAGCACCGCTCCCCGCTCAACTGCGGCGCCCGCTTCGAGATCGACGGCGTGGCCCACGTGCTGATCGGCGCCTACACCGGCGAGGGCCTGGTCTTCCGGCTCGACGCGGACGGCGAGCTGCACCACGTGGTCGACATACCGCTGCACCCGAACGCGGTGAAGGGCGTCGCGGCCTCCGGCGACCTGCTCTTCTCCGTCTGCGCCGACACCGGTGTGGCCTGGCACGACGCGCGGACGCTGAAGCTGGTGCACCGGATCGAGGCCGCGCACGACCGGATCGCCAACGGCTGCGTCGGCCTGGACGGGGGACGCTTCGCCAGCGTGGGCCGCGACCTCCAGCTGCGCCTGTGGGAGCCCGACTTCACCTCGCGCGTGGTGCCCACCACCCACCCCAACTCGATCAAGTGCGTCGCCGCCGACACCTCGGGACGGCTGATCGCGACCGGCTCCTACCACGGCCACGTCAAGATCTACGACAGCCGGAGCCAGGAGTGGGTCGTCGAGGACCGGCCGACCACGTCCGGCATCTCCTCGCTCGCCTACGACGCGGACCGCGGGCTGTTCCTGGCCGGCTCCTACGACAGCAACGTCTACGAGATACCGGGGGAGCCCGCGTGA
- a CDS encoding GTP cyclohydrolase II, whose amino-acid sequence MSVPLQVADGEFAVTEIITFDGLADGREHLLVVFGDALSQAVPIVRLHSECLTGDVLGSARCDCGPQLREALLLMHERGGILLYLRQEGRDIGLYNKLDAYALQDTGMDTFEANRALNFLDDQRTYSSAAQMLVALGLKEIEILSNNPEKIRQLRENGVVVHSQRLTGVHVTDSNRKYLKAKVMHAGHSIEID is encoded by the coding sequence GTGAGTGTTCCGCTCCAGGTCGCCGACGGCGAGTTCGCAGTGACCGAGATCATCACTTTCGACGGGCTCGCCGACGGCCGCGAACACCTTCTCGTGGTGTTCGGCGACGCCTTGTCGCAGGCCGTCCCGATCGTCCGGCTGCACTCGGAGTGCCTGACCGGCGACGTGCTCGGATCGGCCCGTTGCGACTGCGGTCCGCAGTTGCGCGAGGCCCTGCTCCTGATGCACGAGAGAGGCGGCATCCTGCTCTACCTCCGCCAGGAGGGGCGCGACATCGGGCTGTACAACAAGCTGGACGCCTACGCGCTGCAGGACACCGGCATGGACACCTTCGAGGCGAACCGGGCGCTGAACTTCCTGGACGACCAGCGCACCTATTCCTCTGCGGCGCAGATGCTTGTCGCGCTGGGCCTCAAAGAGATCGAGATTCTCTCGAACAATCCGGAAAAAATCCGGCAGTTACGCGAGAACGGCGTCGTCGTCCACAGTCAGCGGCTCACCGGTGTGCATGTCACCGATTCGAATCGCAAGTACCTCAAGGCCAAAGTCATGCACGCCGGCCATTCCATCGAAATTGACTGA
- a CDS encoding LysE family translocator, producing the protein MLSTDRLLAFAAVSFLLIVIPGPSVLFVVGRALAQGRRAALTTVAGNTLGAYLLVIAVALGVGTVVERSELVFTVLKLLGAAYLVYLGVKAMRQRGALQASFSGEGPAYGGARTLWEGFAVGVANPKTIVFFAAVLPQFVDRHHGHIAVQMLVLGLVFNVIAVVSDSVWGLAAATARSWFARSPRRLALVGAIGGLSMIGLGIIIAITGHRD; encoded by the coding sequence ATGTTGTCTACAGACCGCTTACTGGCATTCGCGGCCGTGTCGTTCCTGCTGATCGTGATCCCCGGCCCGAGCGTGCTGTTCGTGGTCGGGCGAGCCCTGGCGCAGGGACGCCGGGCCGCGCTGACCACCGTCGCAGGCAATACCCTGGGGGCCTATCTGCTCGTCATCGCCGTCGCACTCGGCGTCGGCACGGTCGTGGAACGTTCCGAACTCGTCTTCACGGTGCTCAAGCTCCTGGGCGCCGCGTATCTGGTCTACCTCGGTGTCAAGGCGATGCGCCAGCGCGGCGCGCTCCAGGCCTCGTTCAGCGGTGAAGGACCCGCCTACGGCGGCGCCCGCACCCTGTGGGAGGGGTTCGCCGTCGGTGTGGCCAACCCCAAGACCATCGTGTTCTTCGCCGCGGTGCTGCCGCAGTTCGTCGACCGCCACCACGGGCACATCGCCGTGCAGATGCTGGTGCTCGGTCTGGTCTTCAATGTCATCGCCGTGGTCTCCGACAGTGTGTGGGGACTGGCGGCCGCGACCGCGCGCAGCTGGTTCGCGCGTTCGCCCAGGCGCCTCGCCCTCGTCGGCGCGATAGGCGGCCTTTCCATGATCGGACTCGGCATCATCATCGCGATTACGGGCCACAGAGACTGA